Proteins encoded by one window of Salmo trutta chromosome 17, fSalTru1.1, whole genome shotgun sequence:
- the LOC115152105 gene encoding 26S proteasome non-ATPase regulatory subunit 7-like → MPELAVENVVVHPLVLLSVVDHFNRIGKVGNQKRVVGVLLGSWHKKVLDVSNSFAVPFDEDDKDDSVWFLDHDYLENMYSMFKKVNARERIVGWYHTGPKLHKNDIAINELIKQYCTNSVLVIIDVKPKDLGLPTEAYFSVEEIHDDGTPTSKTFEHVTSEIGAEEAEEVGVEHLLRDIKDTTVGTLSQRITNQVHGLKGLNSKLLDIRSYLERVAAGKLPINHQIVYHLQDVFNLLPDVNLLEFTKAFYLKTNDQMLVVYLASLIRSVVALHNLINNKISNRDAERKEGQEKEEGKKEKKEDKEKKDEKEKGDSSSKKDEKKKK, encoded by the exons ATGCCGGAGTTAGCGGTAGAAAATGTGGTTGTCCATCCACTGGTGTTGCTCAGCGTGGTGGATCATTTTAATAG AATAGGGAAAGTAGGCAACCAGAAGCGAGTAGTGGGTGTTCTCCTCGGCTCTTGGCATAAGAAAGTCCTTGATGTGTCCAACAGCTTTGCAG TGCCATTTGATGAGGATGACAAGGATGATTCAGTGTGGTTCCTGGATCATGACTACTTGGAGAATATGTACAGCATGTTCAAGAAAGTCAATG CCAGAGAGAGGATAGTGGGCTGGTATCACACAGGTCCTAAACTACATAAGAATGACATTGCCATCAATGAACTCATCAAGCAATACTGCACCAATTCA GTATTAGTGATAATTGATGTGAAGCCTAAGGACCTGGGCCTGCCAACAGAAGCCTACTTTTCTGTGGAGGAAATACATGAT GACGGCACTCCGACCTCCAAGACGTTTGAACATGTGACCAGTGAGATCGGAGCAGAGGAAGCAGAGGAGGTGGGCGTGGAGCACTTGCTCAG AGACATCAAGGACACAACAGTGGGTACTCTGTCTCAGCGGATCACCAACCAGGTACATGGCCTGAAGGGACTCAACTCCAAGCTGCTGGACATCAGGTCTTACCTGGAGAGAGTGGCTGCAGGCAAGCTTCCCATCAACCATCAAATCGTTTACCATTTACAGGACGTCTTCAACCTGCTTCCCGACGTCAACCTACTG GAGTTCACTAAGGCCTTCTACCTAAAGACCAATGACCAGATGCTGGTGGTTTACCTGGCTTCCCTTATCCGCTCAGTGGTGGCTCTTCACAACCTAATCAACAACAAGATCTCCAACCGTGACGCAGAGCGGAAGGAGGGACAGGAGAAAGAAGAGGGCaagaaggagaagaaagaggacaaggagaaGAAGGACGAGAAGGAGAAGGGCGACTCCTCATCCAAGAAAgatgagaagaagaaaaaataa
- the LOC115152109 gene encoding dynein light chain roadblock-type 2, translating to MAEVEETLKRIQTHKGVIGTIVVNAEGIPIRTTLDNSTTVQYAGLLHQLTMKARSTVRDLDPQNDLTFLRIRSKKHEIMVAPDKEYLLIVIQNPSE from the exons ATG GCAGAAGTCGAAGAGACACTAAAGAGAATTCAAACTCACAAAGGTGTAATTGGAACAATAGTTGTTAATGCCGAGG GTATCCCAATCAGAACTACCTTAGACAACTCCACCACGGTGCAGTATGCTGGTCTGCTGCACCAGCTCACTATGAAAGCCAGGAGCACAGTCCGAGACCTCGACCCTCAGAACGACCTGACCTTCCTCCGCATCCGCTCCAAGAAGCATGAGATCATGGTGGCACCTG ACAAGGAGTATCTATTGATAGTCATCCAGAACCCTAGTGAATAG